The window TCTTGCCGGAAGCGACCGACATGGCCGGCAGCGAAATGCAGCGGCCGACGGACAGGCACTCGACCAGCATGCGCCAGCCTTGGCCGGCGAATTCGCGACCACCGATGACCCACTCCATCGGAATGAAGACATCCTTGCCCATGGTGGGGCCATTCATGAATGCGGACCCGCCCGGGAAGTGGCGACGGCCGATCTGCACGCCTTCGTGCTCGGTCGGTACCAGCGCGCAGGTGATGCCGACGTCTTCCTTGTCGCCGAGCAGGCGCTCCGGGTCGTACAGTTTGAACGCCAGGCCGAGGATGGTGGCAACGGGCGCCAGCGTGATCCAGCGCTTTTCCCAGGTGACGCGGATGCCGAGCACATTCTCGTGGTGCTCGCCAGTGCGCGGGTCGGTATAGGCCCCCTTGCAGACGATGCCGTAGTCGGGGATGCCGCCAGCGTCGGAGCCAGCGTACGGATTGGTCAGCGCAAAGCACGGGATTTCGAGGCCCTTGGCCAACCGGGGCAGGTAGTAGTTCTTCTGCGCTTCGGTGCCATAGTGCTGCAGCAGTTCGCCCGGGCCAAGCGAGTTCGGCACCATCACCGATACCGCAGCGGTGCCGCCACGGGTGGCGATCTTGGTCACGACCTTGGCGTGGGCGTAGTTCGAGAACTCCAGGCCGCCGTACTTCTTCTTGACGATCATGCCAAGGAAGCCCTTGTCCTTGATGAACTGCCAAACCTCGGGAGGCAGATCCATCAGCTCATGCGTGATCTTCCAGTCATCGATCATCGCGCACAGCTGTTCGGTCGGGCCGTCGACGAAGGCTTGCTCTTCAGCGCTCAGCTTGGGTGCAGGGAAGGCGTGGAGCTTGTTGTAGTCGGGCTTGCCGGAGAACAGGTCGCGGTCCCACCAGACGGTACCGGCGTTGATGGCCTCCTGTTCGGTTTGCGACATGGCGGGCGTGATCTTCTTGAAGACGGAGAAGATCGGGCCGGTCAGCACCGCACGGCGCAGCGGCTTCAGGTTCAGCAGAACCGACACTGCCACGGCAACATAAAACCAAGCCTGGCTGCAGCCAGCCATAAAGCCGAGATAACCGGTACCGGCCAGCGCCGCGATCGACCAGACGATCAGCGGTGCGCCGACATAGCCGAGAATCAACACCACGGCTAACGTTATCAACAAACCCCCAAAAAACATAAAGACTACCTTCCGTTTTGCTTGTTCATTCCAGTGTGTGTGTTTCCACTACGACTTCAGGCCTTTTCGGCCTCTTCTTTAAATGTGGGTGCGGTCAGGCCGGCGACGACATAAGGAATCAGCTGCTTGACCACCTGCTGCGGATCACGCGCGCCGGACATATGGCTCTTCATGAACAGCTTGACCACATCGTTGCCGGCAAAAGCGAAGAACACCGTGCCGAGCGCGAAGTGCAGGCGCCACAGCACTTCTTCCATCGACAGGTGAGGCAACGCACGCTTCAGTGCGGCGCTGTAGTAATCGAGAACATCGTTGTAGAGCGTCGGCAGCATCTCGCGCAGCGATTGGTGCGGCTCGGAGAACACGCGCGACATCAGGCGGATGAACATCAGGCCGCCACGCGCGGGGTCTTTTGCCATGCGCAGCGCCGGACGCAGGAAGGCTTCGACAATCTGGCGGACATCCAGCCCGTTGTCGCCACTGACGGCCTGGGCCGTCTGCAGCTCATCCACGCATTCGCGGTTATAAGGTGTCAGGCGACGCGACACGACGCCCTGGAACAGCACTTCCTTCGAGCCGAAGTGATAATTGACGGCCGCCAGGTTGACCTCGGCTCGCTGCGTGATCATGCGGAGCGAGGTTGCCTCGAAGCCATGCTCGACGAACAGCACTTCGGCTGCATCGAGAATGCGCGTTGCGGTGTCTTTATTGTTATCGGGTTGCGACATCTTCAGGTGGATACCGTCAATTGATCAAACGATTGTTTGAAACATACGTTTGCGCGTGAAACTTGTCAACCGCTTTTGCGGGCCCCCTCATGCCGAGCATTTTCGCCAGCAAACATAGCCACGCATAATCAATGAGTTAAGCGACATCTTTTGCACGCTATCGGCTATCGACACCCGGTGTTCCCCTCCTGCATCGCAGCACAAATACGGCCCGCCCCGCCATCAAGGGAATCCCCCTAAATTTTTGTCAGACAAACCAACAGGCAATCAACCTTACAAACCATTGATTAAATTAAAAAACTTTCACAGCGCGAATGACATTTCACTAATTAGAGCTTAAACTCCACCCAATAAAAGGAGAACATCCCGCGATCGAGATGGGGTGGCGCCAGGTCAAACGAGAGAATAAGCAGGGGAATCAATAACATGCACGGCATGACAGACAAACAGAAGACGGCACGGATACAGGCCGTGATCCGCCAGGCCGGCGACGAGCTGCGCCACCAGTACCCGCTACTCGCCCGCCAGAACCTGATCGGCAGCGTGGTCATGACCGGCGCGCTGGCAGGCATGGCAAGCATGGCGGTGCTGTACGCCAAGGGGCTGCTTGCCTGGTGGATGGTCATCCCCATGGTGGCGCTGTTCCAGTCGTTGATTCACGAGCTCGAGCATGACCTGATCCACCTGATGTACTTCAAGGATCGCCCCTGGGCCTATCATCTGATGCTGCTGCTGTGCTGGCTGGCTCGCCCCAGCACGATCAGCCCGTGGGTACGCCGCAACCTTCATCTGCACCACCACAAGCATTCCGGCACCGAAACCGATCTCGAGGAGCGCGGCATCACCAACGGCGAAAGCTGGGGGCTCAAGCGCCTGCTGATGACCGGCGACAACATGCTCGCCGTGTTCCTGCGGCCCGTATCGACCTACCGCATGGTGCGCGCCTATGCCAAGGCGCAGAAGCCCGCCAGCCGCCGCGAGGAGCTGCTACTCAACCTGCGCCAGTGGATGGGTTACTCGCCGATCGGCCTGATGCACTATGTCGCCTGGCACGGCTTTCTGGCCTACCATGCCACGGCCTATGTCGCAGCCCACCTGGGCGTCCCGCTCACGCTCAGCCCCATGGCTCAGCAGCTCGTCCACACGCTCGACTTCGTGGCCGTGGCCTGGTTGCTGCCCAGCCACCTGCGCACCTTCTGTCTGCATTTTGTCAGCTCCAACATCCACTACTATGGCGATGTCGAAGACCGCAACGTCATGCAGCAATGCCAGGTCGTCACCGCATGGTGGATAACGCCGTTCCAGCTGTTCTGTTTCAATTTTGGCGCCACTCATGCCATCCATCACTTCATGGTGCGCGACCCGTTCTACATCCGCCAGCTGACCGCCACCAAGGCTCATCAGGTAATGCGCGAGATGGGCGTCCGCTTCAACGACTTCGGTACCTTCCTGCGCGCCAATCGCTTCCAGCGCGCGGATGAGCCCGTAGCCGCCGCCGCACTCAAGCGTCAGCCGATCTGAGGCCCCAGTCGTTCAGCCGTCGCTCCCTGTCGGCGGCTGAACATCGGCCGGGCACGTGCCATTTCGCGGGCACTCCCGGTTACACGCCCTCTTGCCGCACCGCGCGTTCGAGGCGGCGATCCGGCACCAGCCAGAGCAACGCCACCAGCACATAAATGCCCTGCGCCATCCAGTGCGACCAGAACGAGGCGATGATCGACAAGCCGTACAACAGCGGCGACACCTTCCCCTTCCAATCCGCCCCCAGCGCGTGCCTCAACGCAGACTGCTCGCCCTCGGTGGCGACAATCAGCTGCTGCAGCATCCAGTATGCAATCGCCGCCATCAGCAGGACGCCGCCGTAAACGGCCGTCGGCAGCGGCGCGAAATGGTTCTCCCCCATCCAGCCCGTGGCGAACGGAAACAGCGAGAGCCAGAACAACAGATGCAGGTTCGCCCACAGGATGCCACCCGAAACACGGTGCGTTGCGTGCAGCAGGTTATGGTGGTTGTTCCAGTAGATCCCTACATAGATGAAGCTCAGCACATAGCTCAGAAAGGTCGGAACCAAGGGCATCAGATCTTCCGAGTGCTCGCCATGCGGCACCTTCAACTCCAGCACCATGATGGTGATGATGATGGCGAGCACGCCATCGCTGAAGGCCTCAAGCCTGTTCTTACCCATGGCATCTCCTTGGCGCCCGACAGAAACGTTGCATGATAATGGACCTTGCCCCGTGTCAGCAGCCCCGGCCGGGCGCGACTCAGGCCCAAGCACGGCACGACGAGCAAGCATCGCCATCAAGCCCCCCCCAAGCGGATGAGAAGAAGCGGTGAGGAAGAGTGTCGCGCCTTCCGTAGATGCTTTCCGGTGACTCGCTGTACCGCAGACCGGATGGACAAAGGTGACGCAAGCAATCGACAAGCCTGCGTACAACAGGTGCCGTGGCTCATGGCGCCAGGCATGGCCTACTTGTCGTTCGTGATGCCCATGCCAGCCATCACCCTGGCGGCGTTGACCTTGCAGTCCATGTCTTCCGGCTTGGAATTGATCAACTGGATCAGCGACTGGATATGCGCCTTGCTCCGCGCCAGGCGCGCTTCCAGTGCCTCGATATCCGCGACCTTGCGCAGGAGCGCCGTGATCAGCTCGTCGTGCCGCCAGGACGAGATGTCCGCCGGCAGGAGCTGCTTGATTTCATCGAGGGAGAAGCCGGCCTGCTGTGCGTCGCCGATGATGGTCAGCACCGCCACGGCGTCCGGTGGGTAGTCGCGGTAGCCATTTGCCTGCCGGCTTGCCACCTTCAGCAAGCCCTTGGATTCATAGAAGCGGATGGCTGAGGCCGCCATGCCGGTACGTTTGGCGAGTTCTCCGATTTTCATGCGGCACCTGACTAAACAATTGGCTCGATGCCCGGCTGCGCGATGCGCGGCGAGCATCAATGACTGGCTGACGGACTTACGACTGGCGCCCACGCTGCAACGCGGCCAACAATGCCTGCGCAACCTCCTTGCTGGAGCCGGGGTTCTGGCCGGTGACGATGCGGCCATCCGTCAACACAAAGCTGCTGAACGGGATCAGCGATTTCTCGTAGCGAGCGCCCCTGGCTTCCATTTCGCTCTGCA is drawn from Chitinivorax sp. PXF-14 and contains these coding sequences:
- a CDS encoding TetR/AcrR family transcriptional regulator, which codes for MSQPDNNKDTATRILDAAEVLFVEHGFEATSLRMITQRAEVNLAAVNYHFGSKEVLFQGVVSRRLTPYNRECVDELQTAQAVSGDNGLDVRQIVEAFLRPALRMAKDPARGGLMFIRLMSRVFSEPHQSLREMLPTLYNDVLDYYSAALKRALPHLSMEEVLWRLHFALGTVFFAFAGNDVVKLFMKSHMSGARDPQQVVKQLIPYVVAGLTAPTFKEEAEKA
- a CDS encoding fatty acid desaturase, yielding MHGMTDKQKTARIQAVIRQAGDELRHQYPLLARQNLIGSVVMTGALAGMASMAVLYAKGLLAWWMVIPMVALFQSLIHELEHDLIHLMYFKDRPWAYHLMLLLCWLARPSTISPWVRRNLHLHHHKHSGTETDLEERGITNGESWGLKRLLMTGDNMLAVFLRPVSTYRMVRAYAKAQKPASRREELLLNLRQWMGYSPIGLMHYVAWHGFLAYHATAYVAAHLGVPLTLSPMAQQLVHTLDFVAVAWLLPSHLRTFCLHFVSSNIHYYGDVEDRNVMQQCQVVTAWWITPFQLFCFNFGATHAIHHFMVRDPFYIRQLTATKAHQVMREMGVRFNDFGTFLRANRFQRADEPVAAAALKRQPI
- a CDS encoding TMEM175 family protein; its protein translation is MGKNRLEAFSDGVLAIIITIMVLELKVPHGEHSEDLMPLVPTFLSYVLSFIYVGIYWNNHHNLLHATHRVSGGILWANLHLLFWLSLFPFATGWMGENHFAPLPTAVYGGVLLMAAIAYWMLQQLIVATEGEQSALRHALGADWKGKVSPLLYGLSIIASFWSHWMAQGIYVLVALLWLVPDRRLERAVRQEGV
- a CDS encoding MerR family transcriptional regulator, translated to MKIGELAKRTGMAASAIRFYESKGLLKVASRQANGYRDYPPDAVAVLTIIGDAQQAGFSLDEIKQLLPADISSWRHDELITALLRKVADIEALEARLARSKAHIQSLIQLINSKPEDMDCKVNAARVMAGMGITNDK